Proteins co-encoded in one Nicotiana sylvestris chromosome 7, ASM39365v2, whole genome shotgun sequence genomic window:
- the LOC104217408 gene encoding gamma-tubulin complex component 3 — protein MDDGDKRALDLVKELVHRLLSTSPPPPTPNSLNPNPNLPSDQQFHQALRYAIRILSSRMTPSIAADDSAMAESIKRRLATQGKSSDALTFADVYSKFSSKTGPGSVKNKWAVLYLLKTVSEDRKIQKHQSNSVASSGFLSSALSGGLPELVGSESNHNLNNLKGELGKMEKSYGDGSLSNKFKNLNCLGDNSRSLRGRGDVGKGWSGGVLMVYKDPENLRDMAYKEFVDLSKEENEVSEEVLVRDVLYACQGIDGKYVRYDKNADGYVLPDWMKVPRATRSVVRKLCELGWLFRKVKGYISESMDQFPAQDVGTVGQAFCAALQDELSEYYKLLAVLEGQAMNPIPLGSGGGCSGNYMSLRRLSVWFAEPIVKMRLMAVLVDNCKSLKGGAMAGAIHMHAQHGDPLVNDFMKRLLRRVCSPLFEMVRRWVLEGELEDIFAEFFIVSQTVKDESLWREGYRLHAHMLPAFISQSLAKQILRTGKSINFLRVCCDDRGWADAATEAATAVGTTTTRGSLGYGETDALESLVTEAAKRIDKHLLELMHKRYMFKEHCLAIKRYLLLGQGDFVQYLMDIVGPELSEPANTISSFKLATLLESAVTSSNAQYDGCDIRSRLRVKMMPHNTGDRGWDVFSLEYDAGVPLNTIFTESVMTRYIRVFNFLWKLRRVEHALTGAWKTMKPNCITSHFFSKLPQAVKFQLILTSRKCQVLWDEMNHFVSNLQYYIMFEVLEVSWSNFVKEMELAKDLDDLLAAHEKYLFSILEKSLLGERSQDLNKTLFVLFDLILRFRSHADRLYEGINELQSRTAESSTNSRDKVKSRGKSNDKSSEPGSWLGEGRKAFTQRAGEFLRNMGNDIDAIGKDYATIFEGFISQLPVQQHIDLKFLMFRLNFTEFYSQLRPITRGNLF, from the exons ATGGACGACGGCGACAAAAGAGCCCTAGATCTAGTCAAAGAACTAGTCCACCGCTTACTCTCCACTTCTCCACCTCCCCCCACCCCCAACTCCTTAAACCCTAACCCTAACCTCCCTTCAGATCAACAGTTCCATCAAGCTTTAAGATACGCTATTCGCATACTCTCCAGTCGAATGACACCTTCAATTGCTGCCGACGATTCCGCAATGGCTGAATCCATTAAGCGACGGTTAGCTACTCAAGGTAAATCCTCTGATGCCCTCACTTTTGCCGATGTTTATTCCAAATTCTCGTCGAAAACGGGACCTGGAAGTGTGAAAAACAAATGGGCTGTTTTATATTTGCTTAAAACTGTCTCTGAAGATCGTAAAATTCAAAAACATCAGTCCAATAGTGTAGCTTCTAGCGGGTTTTTAAGCTCCGCATTGTCAGGTGGGTTACCTGAATTGGTTGGAAGTGAATCGAATCATAATTTGAATAATTTGAAGGGTGAATTGGGGAAAATGGAGAAGAGTTATGGTGATGGTAGTTTGAGTAATAAATTTAAGAATTTGAATTGTTTAGGGGATAATTCGAGGAGTTTGAGGGGTAGAGGTGATGTAGGGAAGGGATGGAGTGGAGGGGTTTTGATGGTTTATAAGGATCCGGAGAACTTGCGAGACATGGCGTATAAGGAATTTGTGGATTTGTCGAAGGAAGAGAATGAGGTGTCCGAGGAGGTtttggtgagggatgtgttgtATGCTTGTCAAGGGATCGATGGAAAGTATGTGAGGTATGATAAGAATGCTGATGGCTATGTGTTGCCTGATTGGATGAAGGTTCCAAGGGCTACTAGGAGTGTAGTTAGGAAGCTTTGTGAGCTTGGCTGGTTGTTTAGGAAAGTTAAAGGGTATATCTCCGAGAGTATGGATCAGTTCCCTGCTCAAGATGTAGGCACCGTTGGACAAGCGTTTTGTGCTGCATTGCAGGATGAGCTTTCGGAGTACTATAAATTGTTGGCAGTGCTCGAAGGGCAGGCGATGAATCCGATACCGTTGGGTTCGGGGGGTGGATGTTCAGGGAATTATATGTCTCTAAGAAGACTGTCGGTTTGGTTCGCTGAGCCGATTGTGAAGATGAGATTGATGGCTGTTTTAGTTGATAACTGTAAGAGCTTGAAGGGTGGGGCAATGGCTGGAGCAATTCACATGCATGCTCAGCATGGTGATCCACTCGTCAATGATTTCATGAAAAGGCTACTGCGTCGGGTGTGTTCGCCTCTTTTTGAGATGGTGAGGAGATGGGTACTTGAAGGAGAGCTTGAAGATATATTTGCTGAGTTTTTCATTGTGAGTCAAACTGTCAAAGACGAGTCCCTTTGGAGAGAAGGTTACCGCCTTCATGCTCACATGCTTCCTGCTTTTATTTCTCAATCTCTTGCTAAACAGATTTTAAGGACTGGCAAGTCAATCAACTTTCTCAGAGTTTGTTGTGATGATCGAGGTTGGGCTGATGCTGCAACAGAAGCAGCAACAGCTGTTGGAACTACAACCACGAGAGGAAGTCTTGGATATGGTGAAACTGATGCACTTGAATCTTTGGTTACAGAAGCTGCAAAAAGAATCGATAAGCATTTACTTGAACTCATGCACAAAAGATACATGTTCAAGGAACATTGTCTTGCCATTAAGCGCTATTTGCTTCTCGGTCAAGGTGATTTTGTACAATATCTAATGGATATTGTTGGTCCTGAGCTTTCTGAGCCGGCTAATACTATCAGCTCATTTAAGCTGGCAACCTTGTTGGAGAGTGCTGTCACATCGTCTAACGCGCAGTATGATGGCTGTGATATACGGTCTAGATTAAGGGTTAAGATGATGCCACATAACACTGGAGATAGAGGGTGGGATGTATTTTCTTTGGAATACGATGCAGGTGTTcctttaaatacaatttttacaGAGTCTGTAATGACAAGATATATAAGAGTCTTCAATTTCTTGTGGAAACTCAGAAGAGTAGAACATGCACTAACTGGTGCTTGGAAAACCATGAAACCAAATTGTATCACTTCCCATTTCTTCTCCAAGTTGCCCCAAGCTGTTAAGTTCCAGTTGATTTTGACATCAAGAAAGTGTCAAGTTCTTTGGGATGAGATGAATCATTTTGTTTCTAATTTGCAGTACTACATCATGTTTGAAGTTTTGGAGGTCTCATGGTCTAATTTTGTGAAAGAAATGGAATTAGCTAAAGACCTTGATGATCTTCTTGCTGCGCATGAAAAGTATTTATTTTCAATTTTAGAGAAGTCTTTGCTTGGAGAACGTTCTCAGGATCTTAACAAGACACTCTTTGTTTTATTTGACCTAATATTGCGCTTCCGTAGTCATGCAGATCGACTCTATGAAGGCATTAATGAGCTGCAATCAAG GACTGCAGAATCATCAACTAATTCTCGTGATAAAGTCAAATCACGGGGAAAATCAAATGATAAATCGTCAGAACCAGGGTCATGGCTTGGTGAAGGCCGAAAGGCCTTCACTCAACGTGCTGGAGAATTCCTCAGAAATATGGGAAATGATATAGATGCGATCGGAAAGGATTATGCAACCATCTTTGAGGGGTTCATTTCACAGTTGCCTGTGCAGCAGCACATTGATTTGAAGTTTCTCATGTTTAGGCTCAACTTCACTGAGTTCTATAGTCAGCTACGCCCAATTACAAGAGGAAATCTTTTTTAG
- the LOC138874127 gene encoding uncharacterized protein has translation MSEDDKLHNFISGMRAWAQNELRRQNVKDLPSAIAAADSLVDYRSTRSLSEIPSTSKPKKRVEKKGEWRKEIRKEVVEKGKAVEGPARNKGIANKKSDGCWTCGGPHLAKNCPNRERVNALLATENNRDGEGQEVAAALVNPLQLLNVISLVNSTSNETNPHSLLIHIEMRIGDKSVIAMVDTGATHTFVSANLVHKYGLKVTKCPSYMRTVNAKAQAIVGMAYDVPMSVGNWKGKVNLMVIPLKEFEMILGIDFMRKHRFFPMPHLDGVMIMNEMSPGFVKAVHPYGREETQRKASLISAMMVEKGLKRGDDTFLLLWLR, from the coding sequence ATGTCGGAGgatgataaattgcataactttATTTCTGGAATGCGAGCATGGGCACAAAACGAACTTAGGAGACAGAACGTGAAAGATCTCCCGAGTGCGATTGCTGCAGCGGATTCTTTGGTGGATTATCGCAGTACCCGTAGTCTTTCTGAAATTCCTTCTACTTCGAAACCTAAGAAAAGGGTGGAGAAGAAAGGGGAATGGAGGAAGGAAATTCGAAAAGAAGTTGTGGAAAAGGGCAAGGCTGTTGAAGGACCTGCTAGAAACAAAGGCATCGCAAACAAAAAGAGCGATGGGTGCTGGACGTGCGGAGGACCTCATCTTGCCAAAAACTGTCCGAATCGAGAAAGGGTCAATGCATTGCTTGCTACAGAAAATAATCGGGATGGAGAAGGTCAAGAAGTTGCTGCTGCCTTAGTAAATCCTTTGCAATTGTTGAATGTTATCTCGTTGGTGAATTCCACAAGCAACGAGACTAATCCTCATTCCTTACTGATTCACATTGAAATGAGAATTGGCGACAAAAGTGTAATAGCTATGGTAGATACTGGCGCTACTCACACCTTTGTTTCAGCCAATTTGGTGCATAAGTATGGATTGAAAGTGACTAAATGCCCCTCTTACATGAGGACTGTTAATGCCAAAGCACAAGCCATTGTGGGTATGGCTTATGATGTTCCTATGTCTGTTGGGAACTGGAAAGGGAAAGTTAATCTGATGGTGATTCCTCTCaaagaatttgagatgattcTTGGGATTGACTTTATGCGGAAACATCGCTTCTTTCCAATGCCTCACTTGGACGGGGTGATGATCATGAATGAAATGTCTCCTGGTTTTGTGAAGGCTGTTCATCCTTATGGAAGAGAAGAAACTCAACGGAAGGCTTCATTGATTTCTGCCATGATGGTCGAAAAAGGGTTGAAAAGGGGAGATGATACTTTCTTGCTGCTATGGTTGAGGTGA